The segment ATAATTGTGGTTCGCTCTTTGCATAGCTTTTTCCGCACGATGCTTCTGCATGGATCGTCCCGCCCGATAGGGCACGGGGCGGTTCGCGTGCCTGTCCTGAGCGCGCATGGCGCCGCACGGCCAAGGAGAGCCGGGCCTGGACGGGAGCCCTGGGAGGGGAGACGTGAAACCACGTCCGCACGGAGGCTAGCATGGAGTATTTGAGAGTTTGCATTGTGGCGGCATTGCTTTTGGCGCTCGCCGGTTGCGCCGGTATGCCCATGGGAGGCGCGCAGCGGGTGTATTCCGAGGCCCCGCGCCAATCCGTCCGTCCGCAGCAGGCGGACAAGGCGGCCCCGCAGGTGGCCTACCGCGCCAGGGCAGGGGAGACGGACCCGAAGATCAAGCCTTATTCGGTCATGGGGAAGACCTATTGGCCGGTGCAGTCGGGCCTGGGCTTCCGGGAGGAAGGCTTTGCCTCCTGGTATGGCATAGACTTCCACGGCAAGAAGACCGCCACCGGCGAAGTGTATGACATGTTCAGCATCTCCGCCGCGCACAAGACCCTGCCGCTGGGCACCAAGGTCCGCGTGACCAACCTGGAGAACGGCCGCGAGCTTGAGTTGGTGGTCAATGATCGTGGCCCCTTTGTGGACGGCCGCATCATCGACCTCTCCTACGCCTCGGCCAGGCTGCTGGGCATGGCCGACAACGGCCTGGCCCGCGTGCGCGTGGAGGGCGTTGAGGAAAACCCGGTGCTGGCGCGCGCCAACGGCCAGCCTGTGGCCCTGGCCTC is part of the Humidesulfovibrio mexicanus genome and harbors:
- a CDS encoding septal ring lytic transglycosylase RlpA family protein; this translates as MEYLRVCIVAALLLALAGCAGMPMGGAQRVYSEAPRQSVRPQQADKAAPQVAYRARAGETDPKIKPYSVMGKTYWPVQSGLGFREEGFASWYGIDFHGKKTATGEVYDMFSISAAHKTLPLGTKVRVTNLENGRELELVVNDRGPFVDGRIIDLSYASARLLGMADNGLARVRVEGVEENPVLARANGQPVALASAETAVRRKPSVVEKDLSDSPAAQQRPRRNEAPAVAAAKAQPALASADGGRYSVQVGAFSQDENARKVKDRLVQSGFRQANVVRAVRGGRELSVVQAGSFEAREQAEEVLRAVQGEFPASFISSGA